From the Pectobacterium carotovorum genome, one window contains:
- a CDS encoding nicotinamide mononucleotide deamidase-related protein YfaY, translated as MLRVEMLCTGDEVLHGQIIDTNAAWLADYLFQQGLPMTSRMTVGDDLDALVTAITQRSQIADILIVNGGLGPTSDDLSALAAATAAGEGLVEHAEWLARMEAFFAERGRVMAPSNRKQAQIPASAEMVDNPVGTACGFALRLNKCLMFFTPGVPSEFKVMVDQQIMPRLRERFAVADAPLCLRLTTFGRSESDLASQLDGMALPPGVVLGYRSSMPIIELKLTGPAAQQEKMVQLWETVRAVAGENTIFEGTEGLPAQLARRLAERDMTLAVSEHFTAGLLNWQLQSANVSLAGGELLANVEDASLSGLADYARHLAERQGASLALVVGNRNDAELSLALHTPEGSFAQTIQFNVQRYSLKTHQEVVAMLAMNMLRRWLNGWSVYGGHGWISVLKTL; from the coding sequence ATGCTTAGGGTCGAGATGTTATGTACCGGCGATGAAGTGCTGCATGGTCAGATTATTGATACCAATGCGGCCTGGTTGGCGGATTATTTGTTTCAACAGGGATTACCGATGACCAGCCGGATGACGGTGGGGGACGATCTCGATGCGCTGGTGACTGCAATAACGCAGCGTAGCCAGATAGCCGATATCCTGATTGTGAACGGTGGTTTGGGGCCGACCAGCGACGATCTCAGCGCTTTGGCGGCAGCCACCGCAGCAGGAGAAGGACTGGTTGAGCACGCGGAATGGCTGGCGCGTATGGAGGCTTTTTTTGCCGAACGCGGCAGAGTGATGGCACCCAGCAACCGCAAACAGGCGCAAATCCCCGCCAGTGCGGAAATGGTGGATAACCCGGTGGGCACTGCTTGCGGTTTCGCGCTGCGCTTGAACAAGTGCCTGATGTTTTTTACACCGGGTGTCCCGTCTGAGTTCAAGGTCATGGTCGATCAGCAGATTATGCCGCGCCTGCGCGAGCGTTTTGCTGTTGCCGATGCGCCGCTGTGTCTGCGCCTGACCACCTTTGGCCGCTCTGAAAGCGATCTGGCAAGTCAGTTGGATGGCATGGCGTTACCGCCGGGTGTGGTGCTGGGCTACCGCTCTTCTATGCCGATTATCGAGCTGAAGCTGACCGGCCCAGCTGCACAGCAGGAAAAGATGGTGCAGCTGTGGGAAACGGTGCGCGCCGTGGCCGGGGAAAATACTATCTTTGAAGGAACAGAAGGGCTGCCAGCACAGTTGGCACGGCGTCTGGCCGAACGTGATATGACGCTGGCAGTGAGCGAACACTTCACGGCAGGATTGCTCAACTGGCAGCTTCAGTCGGCGAATGTTTCGCTGGCGGGCGGAGAGCTGCTGGCAAACGTTGAGGATGCCAGCCTGTCTGGGCTAGCAGACTATGCTCGCCATCTGGCGGAGCGACAGGGCGCGTCGTTAGCGCTGGTCGTGGGAAATCGGAACGATGCCGAGCTGTCATTGGCGCTGCATACGCCGGAAGGATCTTTCGCCCAAACGATACAGTTCAACGTACAGCGCTACAGCCTGAAAACGCATCAGGAAGTCGTTGCGATGCTGGCGATGAACATGCTGCGCCGCTGGCTAAACGGCTGGTCAGTGTATGGCGGACATGGCTGGATCTCAGTATTGAAGACGCTGTAG
- a CDS encoding co-chaperone YbbN, which yields MLEQQATIVDVNESNLHQVLEHSMTLPVLFYFWSARSQHCLELEPVLDKLAQEYAGQFVLAKVDCDAEQRVAAQFGLRSIPTVYLFKDGQPLDGFQGPQPEEAIRELLKRALPKEEELKVAQAQQLIQEDKLPEAMQLLKDAWQLSQQRSDIGLMLAEVQIQIKRSEEAEAVLATIPLQDQDTRYHSLIAQIELLKQAADTPEIQHLQQQLDADPQNAELAVQLALQLHQVGRNEEALELLMGFLKKDLAVANGNARKTLMDIMAALGTSDALAARYRRQLYSLLY from the coding sequence ATGTTAGAACAACAAGCGACTATCGTTGACGTCAACGAATCCAACCTGCATCAGGTGTTGGAACACTCCATGACACTGCCAGTCCTGTTTTACTTCTGGTCGGCGCGTAGCCAGCACTGTCTGGAACTAGAACCGGTGCTGGACAAGCTGGCGCAGGAATACGCCGGGCAGTTCGTTCTGGCGAAGGTTGACTGTGATGCCGAGCAGCGCGTCGCCGCTCAGTTTGGCCTGCGTTCAATTCCAACCGTTTATCTGTTTAAAGATGGCCAACCGCTGGACGGTTTTCAGGGGCCACAGCCGGAAGAAGCCATTCGTGAATTACTGAAACGCGCGCTGCCGAAAGAAGAAGAGCTGAAAGTCGCACAGGCACAGCAGCTGATTCAGGAAGATAAACTGCCAGAAGCGATGCAGTTACTGAAAGACGCCTGGCAACTCAGCCAGCAGCGCAGCGATATCGGTCTGATGCTGGCGGAAGTGCAGATTCAAATTAAACGCAGCGAAGAGGCCGAAGCCGTATTAGCCACCATTCCTTTGCAAGATCAAGACACGCGCTATCACAGCCTCATTGCTCAGATTGAATTGCTAAAACAGGCAGCAGATACGCCGGAAATTCAGCATCTACAGCAGCAATTGGACGCCGACCCGCAAAATGCGGAACTGGCGGTACAGCTGGCGCTGCAACTGCATCAGGTCGGACGTAATGAGGAAGCGCTTGAGCTGCTGATGGGATTCCTGAAGAAAGATCTGGCCGTTGCTAACGGCAACGCGCGTAAAACGCTGATGGACATCATGGCCGCCCTCGGCACCAGCGACGCCCTTGCCGCCCGCTACCGTCGGCAGCTTTATTCGTTATTATATTGA
- a CDS encoding SDR family oxidoreductase: MQKTVFITGCSSGIGLIAAQDLQKRGYRVIAACRRAEDVARLTTLGLEAITLDLDDSASVEQAAAEVIRLTDNRLYGLFNNAGYGLYGPLNTISRQQLEQQFSSNLFGTHQLTQLLLPAMLPHGEGRIIQTSSVLGLVSTPGRGAYAASKYALEAWSDALRMELHGSGLHVSLIEPGPISTRFTSNVAQTQTDKPVTNPGIAKRFTLPPEAILPKLHHALESARPKLRYPVTLVAHALTWLRRLLPGCLLDKVLRG, encoded by the coding sequence ATGCAAAAAACGGTCTTCATTACGGGTTGCTCCAGCGGCATTGGCCTGATTGCCGCTCAGGATCTGCAAAAGCGCGGCTATCGCGTGATTGCAGCCTGCCGCCGCGCAGAGGATGTCGCACGTCTGACCACGCTGGGTTTGGAAGCGATTACGCTCGATCTGGATGACAGCGCCAGCGTGGAACAAGCGGCAGCGGAGGTGATCAGACTGACCGATAACCGCCTGTACGGTTTGTTTAATAACGCCGGATACGGCCTGTATGGCCCGCTGAATACTATTTCGCGCCAGCAGCTTGAACAGCAGTTTTCCAGCAATCTGTTCGGCACGCATCAGCTCACCCAGTTGCTGCTACCCGCGATGTTGCCGCATGGCGAAGGCCGCATCATCCAGACCAGTTCCGTTCTGGGGCTGGTGTCCACGCCGGGGCGCGGCGCGTATGCCGCCAGCAAATATGCGCTGGAAGCCTGGTCAGATGCGTTGCGTATGGAACTCCACGGTAGCGGCCTGCACGTCAGCCTGATCGAGCCCGGCCCGATCAGTACACGCTTTACCAGCAACGTCGCACAGACGCAGACAGATAAGCCGGTGACTAACCCCGGCATCGCTAAGCGCTTCACGCTGCCGCCGGAAGCGATATTGCCGAAGCTCCATCATGCGCTGGAAAGTGCGCGTCCTAAATTACGCTATCCCGTCACGCTGGTGGCTCACGCCTTAACCTGGCTGCGCCGCCTGCTACCGGGGTGTCTGCTGGATAAGGTATTACGGGGATAA
- the tesA gene encoding multifunctional acyl-CoA thioesterase I/protease I/lysophospholipase L1, translating to MMNFKNVFYVRSFAWRSTRWAGLRKHVFVLLLLGLCSVRAFAADTLLILGDSLSAGYQMPIANAWPTLLNTQWQTQKKGVAVVNASISGDTTAQALARLPALLKQHQPRWVLIELGGNDGLRGFPAPNIEQDLTKIITLVKQANAQPLIMQIRLPTNYGRRYTESFSNIYPKLAEQFALPLLPFFMEQVYLKPEWMMEDGIHPTRDAQPFIAEWMAKQLEPLVNHES from the coding sequence ATGATGAACTTCAAGAATGTTTTCTACGTGCGCAGTTTCGCTTGGCGTAGCACTCGCTGGGCTGGTCTTCGCAAACATGTTTTCGTCCTTTTGCTTCTGGGATTATGCAGCGTACGCGCTTTCGCCGCTGACACATTATTAATTCTGGGCGATAGCCTCAGTGCGGGCTATCAGATGCCGATCGCTAACGCATGGCCAACGCTGCTGAACACGCAGTGGCAGACGCAGAAAAAAGGCGTCGCGGTGGTTAACGCCAGTATTAGTGGAGACACCACCGCACAAGCACTGGCGCGTCTTCCTGCCCTGTTGAAACAGCATCAGCCGCGTTGGGTATTGATTGAACTGGGCGGCAATGATGGCCTTCGGGGATTTCCGGCCCCTAACATTGAGCAAGATCTGACGAAAATCATCACGCTGGTCAAACAGGCTAACGCTCAGCCTCTGATTATGCAGATCCGTTTGCCGACCAACTATGGCCGTCGCTATACCGAGTCATTCAGCAATATCTACCCCAAATTAGCGGAGCAGTTTGCGCTTCCGCTGCTGCCTTTCTTTATGGAGCAGGTGTATCTTAAACCGGAGTGGATGATGGAAGATGGCATCCATCCAACCCGGGATGCCCAACCGTTTATCGCAGAATGGATGGCGAAGCAGCTGGAACCCTTAGTTAACCATGAGTCTTAA
- the ybbA gene encoding putative ABC transporter ATP-binding protein YbbA, whose product MFAKTSPASATPSETAHVENILEVHHLSKHVGQGENRLSILTGVELIVKPAQTIALIGESGSGKSTLLGILAGLDDGTEGEVSLMGKSLNALDEEGRAALRAQHVGFVFQSFMLVPTLNALENVQLPALLRGESDSHSRGQAEQLLQQLGLGERLHHLPAQLSGGEQQRVALARAFSGRPNVLFADEPTGNLDRKTGERIVDLLFSLNRDYATTLILVTHDEQLAARCERRLRLVDGKLREDA is encoded by the coding sequence ATGTTTGCGAAGACCAGCCCAGCGAGTGCTACGCCAAGCGAAACTGCGCACGTAGAAAACATTCTTGAAGTTCATCATCTTAGTAAACACGTTGGTCAGGGAGAAAATCGGCTTTCCATCCTTACCGGAGTTGAGCTTATTGTCAAACCTGCGCAGACAATTGCCCTGATTGGGGAATCCGGTTCGGGCAAATCAACGTTGCTGGGGATTCTGGCCGGGCTGGATGATGGCACAGAGGGTGAAGTGAGCCTGATGGGTAAATCGCTAAACGCGCTGGACGAAGAAGGTCGCGCGGCGCTGCGTGCCCAGCATGTCGGTTTTGTCTTTCAGTCTTTCATGCTGGTGCCGACGCTGAATGCGTTGGAGAACGTGCAACTACCCGCGTTGCTGCGCGGTGAAAGCGACAGCCACAGCCGCGGACAGGCCGAACAGCTGTTACAACAGCTTGGACTGGGTGAGCGCTTACATCATCTTCCCGCTCAGCTTTCCGGCGGTGAACAGCAGCGTGTGGCGCTGGCGCGTGCGTTTAGCGGTCGTCCCAACGTCTTGTTTGCCGATGAACCTACCGGAAATCTGGATCGTAAAACCGGTGAGCGCATTGTTGATCTGCTGTTTTCCCTCAATCGCGACTATGCCACCACGCTGATTCTGGTGACGCACGATGAACAACTGGCAGCACGCTGTGAGCGACGCCTGCGGTTAGTCGACGGCAAGCTGCGGGAGGACGCATGA
- the ybbP gene encoding putative ABC transporter permease subunit YbbP has translation MIWRWFWREWRSPSLLIVWLALTLAVACVLALGTISDRMEKGLSQQSRDFLAGDRVLRASRPVAETWLQDAQQRGLTLSRQISFMTMTFAGDTPQLAQVKATDQRYPLYGNLQTRPEGLHAEAGAVLVAPRLLALLGLKVGDMLDVGDTSLRISGELIQEPDAGFNPFETAPRILMNLDDVEKTGAIQPGGRITWRYMFSGNEKQISEFGNFIKPQLKPDQRWYGMEDSEGALSQSLKRSQQFLLLSALLTLLLSIAAVAVAMGHYCRSRYDLVAILKTLGAGKQALRRLIIGQWLSVLGLAAVCGSVLGLGFEALLMKMLAPVLPATLPASGLWPWVWALGSLVLISLLVGLRPYRLLLATQPLRVLRQDVVANIWPLRYYLPIVLLIVVGLLAVLSGGGVLLWSLLGGMAVLSLLLGVIGWGGLLLLRRLTVKRLALRLAINRLLRQPWSTLSQLAAFSLSFMLLALLLVMRGDLLERWQQQLPPGSPNYFLLNITKEQVPQVEDFLSQHDVTPEQFFPIIRARLTEINQQVATEVIHEDDPGGNTVNRELNLTWMNGIPQHNVLVEGDAPKAGEVSMEAKEAKEMGIKIGDTLTFTGDTQPFSATVTSFRQVDWESLRPNFFFIFPVGALDNQPQSWLTSFRYDGDEKMITQLNRQFPTVSVLDIGSILRQVGQVLQQVSRALEIMVILVLFCGVLLLLAQIQVGMRQRRQELMVYRTLGAGLRLLRTTLWCEFAVLGLVAGTAAAIGAESALWLLQRKVFNFAWEPNVTMWITLPLIAAFLLSLCGGWLGLRLLRGKALFRQFAG, from the coding sequence ATGATCTGGCGGTGGTTCTGGCGCGAATGGCGCTCTCCTTCCTTATTGATTGTCTGGCTGGCGTTAACGTTGGCCGTTGCCTGCGTGCTGGCGCTGGGCACGATCAGCGACCGCATGGAAAAAGGGCTCAGTCAGCAGAGCCGGGATTTTCTGGCGGGCGACCGCGTGCTGCGTGCGTCGCGACCTGTCGCGGAAACCTGGCTTCAGGATGCGCAGCAGCGCGGGCTGACGCTCAGTCGTCAGATTTCTTTCATGACCATGACGTTCGCAGGCGATACGCCGCAGCTGGCGCAGGTTAAAGCCACCGACCAACGCTATCCGCTGTACGGCAATTTGCAGACGCGTCCTGAAGGGCTGCATGCTGAGGCGGGAGCTGTGCTGGTGGCGCCGCGCCTGCTGGCGTTACTTGGGCTGAAAGTTGGTGACATGCTGGACGTCGGCGATACTTCGCTGCGCATTAGCGGCGAGCTGATTCAGGAACCGGATGCCGGCTTTAACCCGTTTGAGACCGCACCGCGTATTCTGATGAATCTGGATGATGTCGAGAAAACCGGTGCGATTCAGCCGGGGGGCCGTATTACCTGGCGCTACATGTTTTCCGGCAATGAGAAGCAGATTAGTGAATTTGGCAATTTCATCAAACCACAGCTCAAGCCCGATCAGCGCTGGTATGGCATGGAAGATTCCGAAGGCGCGCTGAGCCAGTCGTTAAAACGGTCGCAGCAGTTCCTGTTGCTGTCGGCGCTGCTGACGCTGTTGCTGTCTATCGCCGCAGTGGCGGTGGCGATGGGGCACTACTGCCGCAGCCGCTATGATTTGGTCGCCATTCTGAAAACGCTGGGGGCAGGCAAACAGGCGCTGAGGCGATTAATCATCGGGCAGTGGCTTTCTGTACTTGGGCTGGCGGCGGTTTGCGGTAGCGTGCTCGGTCTGGGGTTTGAGGCGCTGTTGATGAAAATGCTGGCGCCAGTGCTGCCTGCGACACTGCCAGCCTCCGGGTTGTGGCCGTGGGTATGGGCGCTGGGATCGCTGGTGCTGATCTCGCTGCTGGTTGGGCTGCGTCCGTATCGACTGCTGCTGGCGACACAGCCACTGCGCGTGTTACGTCAGGATGTGGTGGCGAACATATGGCCGCTGCGCTATTACCTGCCGATTGTCCTGCTTATTGTTGTTGGGTTGCTGGCCGTGTTGTCCGGTGGCGGTGTGCTGCTATGGTCGCTGCTTGGCGGCATGGCGGTGCTGTCGCTCTTGCTGGGTGTCATTGGCTGGGGCGGTCTGCTGTTGTTACGGCGTCTGACGGTTAAACGACTGGCGTTGCGTCTGGCGATTAATCGCCTGTTGCGCCAGCCGTGGTCGACGCTCAGCCAGTTGGCCGCCTTTTCGCTGTCCTTCATGCTATTGGCGCTGCTGCTGGTGATGCGCGGTGATTTACTGGAGCGCTGGCAGCAGCAATTGCCGCCGGGTAGCCCAAACTATTTCCTGCTGAATATCACGAAGGAACAGGTGCCACAGGTGGAGGATTTCCTCTCTCAGCATGATGTGACGCCGGAGCAATTCTTCCCGATTATTCGTGCGCGGCTGACGGAGATTAATCAGCAGGTTGCGACGGAAGTGATCCACGAGGACGATCCGGGTGGCAACACGGTGAACCGTGAACTGAACCTGACCTGGATGAACGGAATCCCGCAGCATAACGTACTGGTGGAAGGCGACGCACCGAAGGCGGGTGAAGTCTCGATGGAAGCGAAAGAAGCCAAAGAGATGGGGATCAAGATTGGCGATACGCTGACCTTCACTGGCGACACGCAACCGTTTAGCGCAACGGTGACCAGCTTCCGTCAGGTAGACTGGGAAAGCCTGCGTCCGAATTTCTTCTTTATTTTCCCCGTAGGGGCGTTGGATAACCAGCCGCAGTCCTGGCTGACCAGCTTCCGCTACGATGGTGATGAGAAGATGATTACGCAGTTGAATCGCCAGTTCCCGACGGTGAGCGTGCTGGATATCGGCAGTATTCTGCGTCAGGTTGGGCAGGTCTTGCAGCAGGTAAGCCGCGCGCTGGAGATTATGGTCATTCTGGTACTGTTCTGTGGCGTGCTGCTGTTGCTGGCACAGATCCAGGTCGGAATGCGTCAGCGACGTCAGGAACTGATGGTATATCGCACGCTGGGAGCTGGGCTACGCCTGCTGCGCACCACGCTGTGGTGTGAATTTGCGGTGCTGGGTCTGGTGGCGGGAACGGCGGCGGCGATTGGCGCAGAATCGGCACTGTGGCTGTTGCAGCGGAAGGTCTTTAACTTTGCCTGGGAACCGAATGTCACGATGTGGATAACGCTCCCGTTAATCGCGGCGTTCCTTCTGTCGCTCTGCGGCGGCTGGCTGGGGCTAAGGCTCTTGCGCGGTAAAGCGCTATTCCGGCAATTCGCGGGGTAA
- the speG gene encoding spermidine N1-acetyltransferase yields the protein MSGTSNSVRLRPLERDDLTFVHQLDNNASVMRYWFEEPYEAFVELSDLYDKHIHDQSERRFIIEHEQTKVGLVELVEINHIHRRAEFQIIIDPAYQGHGYASAAAKLAMDYGFSVLNLYKLYLIVDKENKKAIHIYSKLGFEVEGELIHEFFINGEYRNTIRMCIFQHQYMAKHKTVTGTGGEAPGSSISQ from the coding sequence ATGTCCGGTACGAGCAATTCCGTTCGGCTACGACCGCTGGAGCGGGACGATCTCACTTTTGTTCATCAGTTGGATAACAATGCCAGTGTGATGCGTTATTGGTTTGAAGAGCCTTACGAGGCCTTTGTCGAACTCAGCGATCTGTACGACAAGCATATTCATGACCAGAGCGAGCGGCGCTTCATTATTGAACATGAGCAGACCAAAGTAGGCCTGGTTGAGCTGGTGGAGATTAACCACATCCACCGTCGCGCGGAATTTCAGATCATTATCGACCCGGCCTATCAAGGCCACGGCTATGCCAGCGCGGCAGCCAAGCTGGCGATGGATTATGGCTTCTCGGTGTTGAACCTCTACAAGCTGTATTTGATTGTGGATAAGGAAAACAAGAAAGCAATCCACATCTACAGCAAGCTAGGGTTTGAGGTCGAAGGCGAGCTGATCCACGAGTTTTTCATCAACGGTGAATACCGCAACACGATCCGCATGTGCATTTTCCAACATCAATATATGGCAAAGCACAAAACCGTGACGGGAACCGGCGGCGAAGCGCCGGGGAGTTCTATCAGCCAGTAA
- a CDS encoding TonB-dependent siderophore receptor encodes MNKFFIKKAAFRHGWPLLALLPFSIQAAIVDGKEDTMVVSATTGAQAGKETGYQPHKTVTGTRTESRLLDVPQAVNVVPTQVLDDRAVRNIDEALYNVSGITQSNTLGGTQDAVIKRGFGDNRDGSIFRDGVRSIQARNFTPSSERVEVLKGPASMLYGMGEPGGVINIISKKPELVQKTHIEGWGSSFKGGGGQLDVTGPLGTSGLAYRMVVDHDETDYWRNFGRNRQTTVAPSLMWYGEDTTVRVSYEHMEYLTPFDRGTLIDPKTGKPVNTPRDRRFDESYNATRGDQDSVTMQVDRNLNDRWKSSLTYSYNRNRYSDNQARATKYNANTGVLTRQPDATGYAHSQAQIVQLTLNGDVDWGRINHQLLFGFDYEADRTFRGDMIRGTATSGFNIYNPVYGQLPASTAVNAKDSDQRENIDSKAFFMQDAIRLNDRWQLLGGLRYDTFDVMAGKGRPFITNTDSSYHRVVPRAGIIYSLTSYSSLYASYSGSFKPNSNIANNIGALPPEIGKSYEIGAKLDLPNRITGNVALFDIEKQNVMVKVDDNLYRTAGKVRSQGVELDLAGSLTDSLSLIGSYAYTDAHVTADPENTGKRMPNAARHTASLFLTQDFGNIGLAAGDDLRAGAGARYVSRRAGDAANTFYLDDYTVADAFVAYSLPLNGYKVKWQLNVKNLFDQTYYPSSGNNLRVAIGEPRQVVLRASVDF; translated from the coding sequence ATGAATAAGTTTTTTATAAAAAAGGCCGCGTTCCGCCACGGCTGGCCGCTGCTGGCGCTGTTGCCGTTTAGCATTCAGGCAGCCATCGTTGATGGCAAAGAAGACACTATGGTGGTAAGTGCCACCACGGGTGCTCAGGCAGGAAAAGAGACCGGCTATCAGCCGCATAAAACCGTGACAGGCACTCGCACCGAAAGCCGCCTGTTGGATGTTCCACAGGCCGTCAACGTCGTTCCGACTCAGGTACTCGACGATCGTGCTGTACGCAATATTGATGAAGCACTGTATAACGTCAGCGGTATCACCCAGTCGAATACGCTGGGCGGCACGCAAGATGCCGTCATCAAACGTGGCTTCGGCGATAATCGCGACGGTTCAATCTTTCGTGACGGTGTGCGCTCCATTCAGGCGCGCAACTTCACGCCCAGCAGCGAGCGCGTCGAAGTGCTGAAAGGCCCAGCCTCCATGCTCTACGGCATGGGCGAGCCCGGCGGCGTGATCAATATCATCAGCAAAAAGCCTGAACTGGTACAGAAAACGCACATTGAAGGCTGGGGAAGTAGCTTCAAGGGCGGCGGCGGACAGCTTGATGTCACTGGCCCGTTAGGCACGTCTGGTTTGGCTTACCGGATGGTGGTCGATCATGATGAAACCGACTACTGGCGCAACTTCGGGCGTAACCGCCAGACGACAGTGGCTCCATCGCTAATGTGGTACGGCGAAGACACCACGGTGCGCGTATCCTACGAACATATGGAATACCTGACACCTTTCGATCGCGGCACCCTTATCGATCCGAAGACAGGCAAGCCGGTTAATACACCGCGCGACCGCCGCTTTGATGAAAGCTACAATGCGACACGCGGCGATCAGGACAGCGTCACCATGCAGGTTGATCGCAACCTGAATGACCGCTGGAAAAGCAGCCTGACCTACTCGTACAACCGCAACCGCTACAGCGACAATCAGGCGCGCGCCACGAAATACAATGCCAATACGGGAGTCCTGACACGCCAGCCAGACGCTACAGGCTATGCACATAGCCAGGCGCAAATTGTCCAGCTCACGCTGAATGGCGACGTTGACTGGGGCCGAATCAATCACCAGTTACTGTTTGGGTTTGATTATGAAGCCGATAGAACATTCCGTGGCGATATGATTCGCGGCACAGCGACTTCAGGATTCAACATCTATAACCCCGTATACGGCCAGCTTCCCGCCTCTACCGCCGTTAACGCGAAAGACAGCGATCAGCGTGAAAATATCGACAGCAAGGCATTCTTTATGCAGGATGCTATCCGTCTTAACGACCGCTGGCAGTTACTGGGCGGTCTGCGTTATGACACATTCGATGTAATGGCAGGTAAAGGGCGTCCTTTCATCACCAACACGGACAGCTCATACCATCGCGTTGTGCCACGTGCGGGCATCATTTACAGCCTGACGTCGTATTCATCGCTCTATGCCAGCTACAGCGGCTCATTTAAGCCTAACAGCAATATTGCCAATAATATCGGTGCCCTGCCGCCTGAAATCGGCAAATCTTACGAAATTGGCGCCAAACTGGATCTGCCCAATCGTATTACCGGTAACGTAGCCCTGTTCGATATTGAAAAACAAAACGTCATGGTCAAGGTTGATGACAATCTTTACCGTACAGCAGGGAAAGTGCGCTCGCAGGGTGTTGAACTGGATCTGGCGGGTAGCCTCACCGATTCATTGAGCCTGATCGGTTCTTATGCCTACACCGATGCTCACGTCACTGCTGACCCGGAAAACACCGGTAAACGCATGCCCAATGCAGCCCGTCATACCGCCTCACTGTTCTTGACACAGGACTTCGGCAACATTGGCCTGGCAGCCGGTGACGATCTGCGTGCAGGTGCAGGTGCGCGCTATGTCAGCCGCCGCGCGGGTGATGCAGCAAACACCTTCTATTTGGATGATTACACCGTCGCCGATGCGTTTGTTGCCTATAGCCTGCCGCTCAACGGCTACAAAGTGAAATGGCAGCTCAACGTGAAGAACCTGTTCGACCAGACCTATTATCCATCCAGCGGTAACAATCTGCGCGTCGCCATCGGCGAGCCGCGTCAGGTGGTGCTACGCGCCAGCGTCGATTTCTAA
- a CDS encoding ABC transporter substrate-binding protein, translated as MRTALLLCLLFLSPLLQAKTVTDILGRQVEIPDSPQRIILGESRMLYTLALLQPDNPAKHVVGWPGDMARYDAQSWSRYTEKFPQLNQIPLLGNGSLQAMNAEMLLPLKPDLVILPRLAKNATNEDLLQQTLTRAGIPFIYVDLRIDLLNNTLPSIRLLGEVLNQPQRATAFSNFYQQHMDVIRQRIAQYHGKKPTVMLHLHLGRRDTCCTTAVGGSLGDLLTFAGGENIASGTISSVYGELSPEHVLAANPDVYIATGMAGPEGKRFSSLMLGPLVNAAQAKESFDTLIRQEPILSHLQAVQTGRAWSMWHNFYLSPYHVVMVEMFAKALYPDRFTDIDPQQTLQQLYQQFLPLEFSGIYWSQISHE; from the coding sequence ATGCGTACTGCCTTACTGCTTTGCCTGCTTTTTCTCAGCCCGCTTTTGCAGGCAAAAACCGTCACTGACATTTTGGGTCGACAGGTGGAGATCCCAGATAGCCCCCAGCGCATCATTCTGGGCGAGAGTCGCATGCTGTATACGCTGGCGCTGCTTCAGCCTGATAACCCGGCAAAGCATGTCGTCGGCTGGCCGGGCGATATGGCGCGCTACGATGCACAAAGCTGGTCACGCTATACCGAAAAGTTCCCACAGCTTAACCAGATCCCACTGTTAGGTAACGGCAGCCTGCAAGCGATGAACGCAGAGATGCTGCTGCCGCTAAAACCCGATCTGGTCATTCTTCCTCGGTTGGCAAAAAACGCGACCAATGAAGATTTGCTGCAACAAACGCTGACTCGTGCCGGGATCCCATTTATTTATGTCGATCTGCGCATCGACCTGCTTAATAACACGTTGCCCAGTATTCGCCTGCTCGGCGAGGTGCTGAATCAGCCTCAGCGCGCTACCGCCTTCAGCAATTTCTATCAGCAGCATATGGACGTGATTCGCCAGCGTATCGCGCAATACCATGGCAAAAAACCGACGGTCATGCTGCATCTGCATCTGGGCAGACGAGACACCTGCTGTACCACGGCGGTCGGCGGCAGCCTTGGCGACCTGCTGACTTTCGCCGGCGGCGAGAATATTGCCAGCGGCACCATCAGCAGCGTCTACGGGGAATTGAGCCCGGAGCACGTGCTAGCCGCCAATCCCGATGTCTACATCGCCACCGGCATGGCCGGGCCGGAAGGCAAACGCTTCTCCAGTTTGATGCTCGGCCCGCTGGTTAACGCCGCACAGGCGAAAGAGAGCTTCGACACGCTTATCCGCCAGGAACCTATTTTGTCTCACCTGCAAGCCGTGCAAACAGGCCGAGCCTGGAGCATGTGGCACAACTTCTACCTCAGCCCGTACCACGTCGTGATGGTCGAAATGTTTGCCAAAGCGCTCTACCCGGATCGGTTTACTGATATCGATCCGCAACAAACACTACAACAACTCTATCAACAGTTTTTACCTCTTGAATTTTCAGGGATTTATTGGAGTCAGATTTCGCATGAATAA